Genomic DNA from Shewanella woodyi ATCC 51908:
GCGCTCACCGATCCCAATGGTCTTCTTGCCGTAGGTGGAGACTTGCAACCTAAGCGATTGCTGAATGCCTATTATGAAGGGATATTTCCTTGGTTTAATATCGATGATCCTATTCTTTGGTGGTCACCGGATCCAAGAGCCGTTTTTGTACCCGGGAACATGAAAACCAGTCGCTCACTGCTTAAGCACCTTAAAAAGCAACCTTGGCGTTACAGCATCAACCATGCTTTTTCTCAAGTCATTGAAGGTTGTGCAGCCCCAAGAAGTTCACAAGATGGAACCTGGATAACTCCAGAGATCCAAGATGCCTACCTTAAACTCCATGAACTGGGTAAAGCCCACTCTATCGAAGTCTGGCACCAAGATGAACTAATTGGAGGTTTGTATGGTTTAGCCACTGGACAGGTTTTTTGTGGTGAGTCCATGTTCCACACACAAACAAACGCCTCTAAAGCTGCTATGCTTTTGTTACACCAGCACTTATTGAAACAAGGTTTTAAACTAATCGACGCTCAGGTAATGAATCCACATCTCGCGTCATTAGGGGCTACAGCATTGAGAAGAAAAGACTTCATAAACCTACTTAAACGTTTTAGAGATTTACCCGTAGCAGCAGATGCTTGGGCCAGATCCGAGGTATCACTTGAGCTTTAAATCACACCCTATCGCCGTTGGCGTAACACAAGCCTTTACCTGTAGCTACCTTGAAGATGAATTAGAGCAACTCCTTGTCTTGCAAGAAGAAACCATTAACCTGGAGTTGTTTGA
This window encodes:
- the aat gene encoding leucyl/phenylalanyl-tRNA--protein transferase, with the protein product MNSLSYLNHELEQFPSPEFALTDPNGLLAVGGDLQPKRLLNAYYEGIFPWFNIDDPILWWSPDPRAVFVPGNMKTSRSLLKHLKKQPWRYSINHAFSQVIEGCAAPRSSQDGTWITPEIQDAYLKLHELGKAHSIEVWHQDELIGGLYGLATGQVFCGESMFHTQTNASKAAMLLLHQHLLKQGFKLIDAQVMNPHLASLGATALRRKDFINLLKRFRDLPVAADAWARSEVSLEL